GGAACGCCTTCGTGGAGGCAACCGCGATTTCCGGACCAGCGTGGGTGTAGAGCACGGCATCGGATTCACGCGGGATGGTGGAACCGTTGGTGTTGCAGATGGAGATCGTCTTGGCGCCCTGTTCGCGGGCGTAGCGGACGGCCATGAGCGTGTCCATGGTCTCGCCGGACTGGCTGATGGAAACCACCAGGGTGTTGGCGTCGACGATCGGATCGCGGTAACGGAACTCGTGCGCGAGCTCTACTTCCGTGGGGATACGGCACCAGTTTTCGATGGCGTACTTGGCAACCAGCCCAGCGTAGGCTGCGGTCCCGCATGCCAGAACGATGATCTTGTCAACCTGCTTGAGGAGCTCAGGATCGATGCGGACTTCGTCCAGCGTCAGCTTTCCGTTGAGGTCCGAACGGCCCAGGAGAGTCTGCGCTACGGCGTCGGGCTGGTCGTGGATTTCCTTCTCCATGAAGGAGCTGAAGCCACCCTTTTCGGCAGAAGCCGGGTCCCAGTCAACGTGGTATTCCTTGCCTTCAGCGGGAGCGCCGAAGAAGTCTGTGATCTCCACGGAGTCCGCGGTGATGGTGACGATCTGGTCCTGACCGAGTTCCACGGCACGGCGCGTGTAATCGATGAAGCCGGAAACGTCCGAGCCGAGGAAGTTCTCGCCGTCGCCAAGGCCAACCACGAGCGGGGAGTTGCGGCGGGCGGCCACGACGACGTCGGGCTGGTCCGCGTGGACGGCGAGGAGGGTGAATGCACCTTCGAGGCGCTGGCAGGCCAGTCGCATCGCGTGGGTGAGGTCGCCGCCGTTGCCGTTGAGTTCGTTGCGGAAGATGTCGCCAACCAGTGCGGCAGCAACTTCGGTGTCTGTCTCCGACTCGAAGGTGACGCCCTTACCCAGCAGTTCCTGCTTAAGCTCGGCGAAGTTTTCGATGATGCCGTTGTGAATCAACGCCAGACGCCCGCCGTCGGAAAGGTGGGGGTGTGCGTTACGGTCGGTGGGCCCACCATGCGTGGCCCAACGGGTGTGGCCAATGCCGGTCAGGGATTCGGGAACCGGGTTTGCTTCCAGTTCACTGATCAGGTTGCTCAACTTGCCGGACTTTTTACGGGACGAGATGGTTCCATCAGCCACCACTGCGACGCCAGCGGAGTCATAGCCGCGGTACTCAAGACGACGCAGCCCCTCCACGACGACGTCAAGGGCGCTGTGACCAGCTGCCTTACGAGACGAATTGCCAACATAGCCTACGATTCCACACATGGGTATAAGCCTAACGGCTAGCTCAAACAACTGATGTGGGACATCCCTTCTCCTCCTCTTGCCTGCGTGGCATTAATCACCCACAATTCACCTTCACGTCGTCGCGCATTTCCTGATCAGCCGGGCTAAGGGCAGAATCAGAACGTGACTTTGCAACGCACCGAAGCAAACGGCGACGGCGCTTCCCCCTTTGTTGAGCTGGACCGCCAAACCTGGTCCCGGCTTGCAGCACAGATGGAGCAGCCCCTCAACGAAGAGGATATCTTCCGCCTCCGAGGCCTCGGCGATCCCCTCGATATGAAGGAAGTGCGGGAGGTATACCTCCCCCTTTCGCGGCTTCTGCACCTCTACGTCCAGGCTTCCCATCAACTTCACGCGGCGACAACCACGTTCTTGGGTGAGCAAACGCAGCGCACCCCGTTCGTCATCGGTGTGGCCGGTTCAGTGGCTGTCGGTAAGTCCACCATCGCCCGCGTGCTCCGTGAAATGTTGCGGCGCTGGCCGGGAACACCCAACGTAGAACTCATCACCACAGACGGCTTCCTGTACCCGCTGGCCGAGCTGAAGCGCCGGCATCTGCTGGAGCGCAAAGGTTTTCCGGAGTCCTACGACCGCAGGGCGCTATTGCGTTTTGTGTCGGAAATCAAAGGCGGAGCCGAGGAAGTCCGGGCACCGTGGTACTCCCACGTCACCTACGACATCGTCCCGGGCAAGGAAGTTGTAGTGCGTCGCCCTGACGTACTGATCGTGGAAGGCCTCAACGTTCTGGCCCCTGCAAGACCCCGCATGGATGGCAAGCAAGGCCTCGCGCTGAGCGACTTCTTTGACTTCTCCATCTACGTTGACGCCAAGACCTCGTACATCGAGGAGTGGTACGTAGATCGGTTCCGAAAGCTCCGCACCACGGCCTTCGCTCAGCCTGAGTCCTACTTCCACCGCTACGCCACGCTCTCCGACGAAGATGCCGAATCAACAGCCCGCGGCATCTGGAAGCGCATCAACGAGCCGAACCTCGAAGAGAACGTGCTCCCCACCCGTGGCCGCGCCCAGCTGGTACTCACCAAGGATGCCGACCACTCCATACGCCGCATGCTTTTGCGGAAGGTCTAAGTGGACATCCAACCTCAGCCGATGCCCAGCCGCAGGGCATTCGCGGGTTTCCTCACAGCCGGGGCAGGCCTGGCCGCACTGGCTGCCTGCACTCCGGATGGATCCGCCGCCTCACCTGCTGGGGCTTCGGCGACACCGTCCGCAGCTGCCTCGGGCGCCACGCCAACCCAAGTCACTGCCGTTACGCCCGCTGCGGCTACCGAGCCTTCCAGCAGTCCTTCCAGCGCAGCGCCCTCACAAGCCGCAGCCAAGCAGTTCTCGCTGACCGATCCAGCCAGCCCATGGGTGGTGGTCAACAAACACCGGCCGTTGAACCCGCAGAACTACGTCCCGGCGGATTTGGTTCAGCCAAACATCCGGCTCGCCGTCAGCGGCGAAGCCACACAAATGAACAGCACGACGGCGACTGCCGCAGAAAAGATGTTCGCCGCAGCTGCGGCCGAAGGCGTCATCATGGCGTTGGCATCCGGATACCGTTCCTATTCCACCCAGGTGGTCACCTACAACGGCTACGTCGCAAGCAGCGGCCAGGTTGCAGCCGACCGGGCTTCGGCACGCCCCGGTCATTCCGAACACCAAACGGGCTGGTCCTTTGACATAGCCGACGGCGGGGGTGCGTGCAGTTTCCAACCCTGCTTCGCCGACCAGCCCGCGGCTATCTGGGCCAAAGCCAACGCGCACAAATTCGGTTTCATCGTCCGCTATCCGTGGATGTTCCATGAAACCACCGGATACTTCTACGAGTCCTGGCACCTGCGCTACATCGGCGTCGAAGCAGCGACAGAGATGAACACCCGAGGCATCGCAACGCTTGAGGAGTACTTCGGGTTGGAAGCAGCGCCGGACTACCTGTAGAGCCGGTTCTATTAAAGGCCGCTCCTTTTAAACCAGCTCGGCCCGCTCTCCTGGAAACCAGTAAACCGGTAATCAGGAAAGCGGGCTGAAATTGCTTGGGTACTTATACAGCCAGTTCGCTGGGAGCGCTAAGGCGTTCTTTGACTACAGCAGCCAGGCTGTTGCAAATTCGTTCAGCAGTCTCCATGTCCGCAGCTTCCACCATGACGCGGACCAGGGCCTCGGTGCCGGACGGCCGGAGCAGCACGCGCCCGGTTTCACCCAGTTCCAGTTCAGCAGCAGCTACCGCGGCGGCGACACCTTCGTCGGTGCCTGCACGGGCCTTGTCCACGCCCTTGACGTTGATCATAAGCTGCGGGAGCTTGGTCATCGCAGTAGCGAGTTCTTTCAAACTACGGCCAGTCAGGGCCACCTGCGCAGCAAGCTGCAGCCCGGTGAGCACTCCATCGCCGGTGGTTGCGTAATCGGAGAAGATCACGTGGCCGGACTGTTCGCCACCCAGGTTGTAGCCGCCGTCGCGCATTTCCTCCAGCACGTAGCGGTCGCCAACAGCGGTTTCGCGGATGGTGATGCCAGCATTGCGAAGGGCGATCTTGAGTCCGAGGTTGCTCATGACCGTGGCAACCAGGATGCTGTCCTTGAGTTTGCCCGCTTCATTGAGTGCCAGCGCCAGGATCGCCATGATCTGGTCGCCATCTACTTCGTTGCCTTCGTGGTCTACAGCGAGGCAGCGGTCGGCGTCGCCGTCGTGGGCAATGCCGAGGTTCGCACCGTGCTTGACCACCGCTTCCTTCAACGGACCCAGGTGGGTGGAGCCCACGCCGTCGTTGATGTTCAGTCCGTCCGGCTCGGCGCCGATGACGACCACGTCCGCCCCGGCGTCCTTGAACACCTGCGGTGAACAACCACTCGCCGCCCCGTGAGCGCAGTCCAGGACAACCTTCAGGCCCTCGAGGCGCTTGGGGAGGGTGCCGAGCAGGTGGACGATGTAGCGGTCCTCAGCGTCGGAGAAGCGCTGGATGCGTCCGACGTCGCCGCCCACGGGCCGCTGAGGCTCTTTGCCCAGCTGAGCTTCGATAGCGTCCTCGACGTGGTCGGGGAGCTTCTGGCCGCCGCGGGCGAAGAACTTGATCCCGTTGTCCGGGGCAGGGTTGTGGGAGGCCGAGAGCATAACGCCGAAATCGGCGTCGAGGTCTGCCACTAAGTAGGCCGCAGCCGGGGTGGGCAGAACACCAGCGTCATAGACATCGATGCCGGAGCTCGAGAGCCCCGCTTCGACGGCGGCGGCAAGGAACTCGCCACTCGCTCTGGGGTCCCGGGCGACGACGGCGCGTGGCCGCTTGCCATCGGTTGTACGGTCATGGCCGAGTACGACGGCGGCGGCCTGGGCGAGCTGCATAGCCAGCTCGGCGGTGAGCAATCCGTTCGCGAGACCGCGCACGCCATCTGTTCCAAATAATCTAGACATCGGCTCAAGTTTAGACGACGACGGGACAGCACCCGTCCAGCAGCGTGTCGGAACGTCATGTGTGCAGGTCAAATCCGGCTCAAAGCAAGCCTCTTCGAACTGCTTAAAGCGCAACTTCTTAAACGGCGAAAGCCCGCCCCGCCAAAACGGCGGAACGGGCTTTCGAGCAAGCGCAGATTAACGCTTGGAGTACTGCTGAGCCTTACGTGCCTTCTTGAGACCAGCCTTCTTACGCTCGATGACGCGGGCGTCACGGCGCAGGTAACCGGCCTTCTTGAGGGTGGCGCGGTTGTTGTCGACGTCGATCTCGTTCAGCGAGCGAGCAACACCGAGGCGCAGTGCACCGGCCTGGCCGGAGATGCCACCGCCGTGGATGCGGGCGATGACGTCGTAGGCGCCTTCAAGATCAAGGATCTTGAAGGGCTCGTTGACGTCCTGCTGGTGCAGCTTGTTCGGGAAGTAGTTCTCCAGCGTGCGGCCGTTGATGATCCACTTGCCGGAACCCGGGATGACGCGAACGCGTGCAACGGCTTCCTTGCGGCGGCCAACAGCTGCACCGGCAACGGTCAGTGCCGGGCGCTCCTTCTTGGGCGCATCTTCAACAGATGTGCTTTCAGAGGTGTAGCTGGTGAGGGTTTCCTCAGCCTCGACGGCTTCGGCGGTCAGTTCTTCGTTCTGAGCCACGGTTCTCCTTGTAATAAAAAGTTGTTTGGTGGCCAGGACTACTGGGCGACCTGGGTGATTTCGAAAGTCTTCGGCTGCTGTGCAGCGTGCGGGTGCTCGGGGCCTGCGTAGACCTTGAGCTTGCCCAGCTGCTGAGCGGCGAGGGAGTTCTTGGGGAGCATGCCCTTGATGGCCTTCTCAACAGCGCGAACCGGGTTGGATTCCAGCAGCTCGGCGTAGTTGACGGAGCTCAGGCCGCCCGGGTAACCGGAGTGGCGGTATGCGCGCTTCTGCTCCAGCTTGGCGCCGGTGAGGGCAACCTTTTCAGCGTTGATGATGATGACGAAGTCGCCCATGTCCATGTGGGACGCAAAGGTCGGCTTGTGCTTTCCGCGCAGCAGTGTTGCGGTCTGGCTGGCAAGACGACCAAGGACAACGTCGGTGGCGTCAATGACGTGCCACTGGCGGTTGATATCGCCGGGCTTCGGGGTGTACGTACGCACGGTTTTGCCTCGTTCTTGTTCTGGCGTTCATGTTTTAGGCGACACGCAGTGAGGCGTGTACCTACTATGTATGCGTTACCGGAGCAGAGGTGAGGGCTCTATAGACCAGTCATCCCAGAATCTCGATATGCCTCTTGAGTTAGCGACCCTGCAACTGGATCCCCGAGAAGGCATGTGTCATCGAGATAGGACACGCACAACGACTATAAACAATACCTTCAACGGGCCGTCCGGGTCAAAATGGGGTATCCGCCCCTCGGGGTCGCATGCGCTTTGAGGGAGAGTACATGACCAACGGTCCCGTTTTCCTGCTCCTGCTCGCCGTTGCCGGCTTGCTGTTGAGCCCGGCCGTCGAGTTCGTGATCGCCCGTACCCTTCCGCGACTCGGCGAGCCACCTTCCCTTAAGGTCCGGATCACGACGGCGGCAGTCACCGCGCTGCTGTTTGTCTTGCTGGGGTGGCGCTTTGGTTTTACCGCGGAATTGCCGGCGTTCCTTTTATTGGCACTTCTTGGGGTGCAGCTTTCTCGAATTGATTTCACCCTCCATTTGCTGCCAAACCCCCTCGTTTTGCTCCTGCTTGGGGGTGGTTTTGTCCTCCTTGCAGCTTCCGCTGCACTCGCTCCGGCCTGGCCCGAGCTGCTCCGAGCACTCGCCGGCGGCCTCATACTCTTCGTTGGCTACCTGATTATGGGACTTATTTCCCCGAGAAGCCTCGGAATGGGCGATGTGAAGCTGGCAGCACCCGTCGGACTGTACTTGGGGTACTTGGGTTGGAAGCAAGTACTCTACGGCGGACTACTGGGATTCGTGGTGGGTGGCGTGCTCACGGTGCTGCTGTGGCGGCTGAGTCGCAAGGAAAAGCCTGCAGAAACAGCCCACGGACCGGCCATGGTTGTTGCGGCTCTGGGTGTGGCTCTGCTACTTCAGTAGGCCTGCGCCCGTTGGCATTTCCGAGGCTCTTCATGGGCTCAAAAATCTAAGGCTGCTGTCTATTCCAAGTAGTCGCTTGCCCTTTTTGACTTCCAAACTGAGTACTCCCCTGCCCTTCTACGGGTGACAACTGGATTTGTGTTGCAGGAATTCGAGTACGACTACGCATTGTTCAGCGGTACGTCCAGGGTGAATTCTTATCTCATCGAATTCCGAACCGCTAAAGGCAACATGGGGGTAGTTCGGGAATCGAAGGCAAATTCCGATAATTTGCTGGACCTATATCCATTATTTACCAAACCCAAAATTCATCTGGGAAGGATTTTCCAATGTCTGCTCTTATGTTCACCATCACTTCATACATCGCCGGCGTCAAGGACCGTTTCACCTCCGAGGAGAAGGGCGCGACGATGGTTGAATACGGCCTCATGGTCGCCCTAATCGCTGTTGTGGTTGCTGTTGCGGTTGGTCCCTTGGGCACGGCCATCGCAGCCCTGTTCAGTGGCGTGACTGCCTCGCTCTGACACACATGTTGCAGTGGCCGGCGGCTTTGGCATAAACACAAGCCTCAGCCGCCGGCCACTCCTCTTAAGCGCTACTACCGCAAACCCCACTGGGGATCCGGGTCTGGGAGACAGTCGTGAAATCGAAGAAGAAAGAGCGTGGCGCAGTAGCCGTGGAAATGGCAATTCTGTTGCCACTGCTACTGCTGATCTTAATCGGGATTATGGAATTTGGGCGGGTGCTCAACGTCCAAGTGTCCCTCACAGAAGCAGCGCGGGAGGGCGCTCGTTATGCAGCCGTTCACTACAAGGATGGTGGTCTGAACGTATCTGGTAAAGCTCTGGCTGCAGCACCCTCCCTTAACGGCCTGGGAGTTTCAGTTAGCGATAATGCCTCAAGCTGTGCCCCCGGCTCCAACGTCACTGTGACAACCAGTGTCTCCTTGCCTTCCATGTCCGGCTTCCTTGATGCCGGATTCTTTGGCGGCCCGGGCATTTTCCCTCTGAACATGACTGGGGTAGGAGTGATGAGATGCGGTGGCTAAGGCATTTCCAAAGTCTTCGCCGGTTGCAGGGCGATGCCAGGGAGTCCGGGGAGCGCGGTGCTGCCACGATCATCGTCGCCGGGCTCATGGTGGCCCTCTTGGGCTTTGCCGCCTTGGCTGTTGATGTAGGGGCTCTGTATGCGGAGAAGGCGCAATTGCAAAATGGTGCCGATGCCGCCGCACTGGCGATTGCCACCGACTGCGCCGGGGGAAGCTGTGGCAACAGCACAACAACAGGAAATCAATTCGCCAATAGCAACGCGAATGACAACTCTAGCGGTGCCGTCGTCACATTCCCGGCAGCCACAACAGTTCGGGTAGTGACTAATGCCCGGGATGCAGGCTCCGGTGCAAACAGTTTCTCACTGTTCTTCGCGCAGGCCTTCGGGATTGAAACTGCCACTGTAAATGCAACAGCGGAAGCGTCCTGGGGTGCGCCGTCGGCTGCAACTACTCTCCCGTGGACCGTCAGTGAGTGTGTGTTCAAAAAATACCTCTCTCCAGCGCAACTTGCCTCCCTTAATTCCACCGGCAATTTCACGGGCGATCCAATACCCACGCACCTTCTGTTGCGTTACGACACCAATGCACCGACCGTTCCGGGCTGCGCCGCACAAAACGGCTATCAGCCGGGGGGCTTTGGTTGGCTCGTCACTAATTCTGGGTGCACCACAGATGTCTCAATCAGCGCAACGGTGAACGGCCAAACCGGGAATCATTTTCCCAACGCTGCAGCATGCAATACGGCGCTCGCCCACATCATGGACGAACCTGCCCTCATCCCTCTTTTCAAGACGGCCACAGGGAATGGTTCCAACGCGAAGTACACGTTAGTCGGTTTCGCGGCCTTCAAAGTGACGGGATACAAGTTCAGCGGCTCTGGAGGCGTAGTGGATCCCGCTGCCCCGAGTTGCACTGGCAACTGCCGCGGCTTGCAAGGCTACTTCGATCGGTTTGTATCGCTTGAGGACGGCATGACAAGCACCGGAGGTACCCCAAATTACGGAGCGTCTGTCGTGACGCTCACCAAGTAGCCGCTCCAGGAGCGACTGCCACCAACCTCAAAAAAGTTCGAAAGGAGTTACAAAGTGAAAACACGCCTACTGGG
This genomic stretch from Micrococcaceae bacterium Sec5.1 harbors:
- the glmS gene encoding glutamine--fructose-6-phosphate transaminase (isomerizing), producing MCGIVGYVGNSSRKAAGHSALDVVVEGLRRLEYRGYDSAGVAVVADGTISSRKKSGKLSNLISELEANPVPESLTGIGHTRWATHGGPTDRNAHPHLSDGGRLALIHNGIIENFAELKQELLGKGVTFESETDTEVAAALVGDIFRNELNGNGGDLTHAMRLACQRLEGAFTLLAVHADQPDVVVAARRNSPLVVGLGDGENFLGSDVSGFIDYTRRAVELGQDQIVTITADSVEITDFFGAPAEGKEYHVDWDPASAEKGGFSSFMEKEIHDQPDAVAQTLLGRSDLNGKLTLDEVRIDPELLKQVDKIIVLACGTAAYAGLVAKYAIENWCRIPTEVELAHEFRYRDPIVDANTLVVSISQSGETMDTLMAVRYAREQGAKTISICNTNGSTIPRESDAVLYTHAGPEIAVASTKAFLAQITAAYLLGLYLAQLRGNIFSGQIKDVLADLNKIPAKIQKILDNAGPLRELARSMKDEKSVLFLGRHVGYPVALEGALKLKEIAYIHAEGFAAGELKHGPIALIDDGQPVFVVVPSPRGRDSLHSKVVSNIQEVRARGARTLVIAEEGDESVKDYAEHVFYVPETPTLLMPLLTTVPLQIFAAELAGAKGYDVDQPRNLAKSVTVE
- the coaA gene encoding type I pantothenate kinase encodes the protein MTLQRTEANGDGASPFVELDRQTWSRLAAQMEQPLNEEDIFRLRGLGDPLDMKEVREVYLPLSRLLHLYVQASHQLHAATTTFLGEQTQRTPFVIGVAGSVAVGKSTIARVLREMLRRWPGTPNVELITTDGFLYPLAELKRRHLLERKGFPESYDRRALLRFVSEIKGGAEEVRAPWYSHVTYDIVPGKEVVVRRPDVLIVEGLNVLAPARPRMDGKQGLALSDFFDFSIYVDAKTSYIEEWYVDRFRKLRTTAFAQPESYFHRYATLSDEDAESTARGIWKRINEPNLEENVLPTRGRAQLVLTKDADHSIRRMLLRKV
- a CDS encoding M15 family metallopeptidase; its protein translation is MPSRRAFAGFLTAGAGLAALAACTPDGSAASPAGASATPSAAASGATPTQVTAVTPAAATEPSSSPSSAAPSQAAAKQFSLTDPASPWVVVNKHRPLNPQNYVPADLVQPNIRLAVSGEATQMNSTTATAAEKMFAAAAAEGVIMALASGYRSYSTQVVTYNGYVASSGQVAADRASARPGHSEHQTGWSFDIADGGGACSFQPCFADQPAAIWAKANAHKFGFIVRYPWMFHETTGYFYESWHLRYIGVEAATEMNTRGIATLEEYFGLEAAPDYL
- the glmM gene encoding phosphoglucosamine mutase gives rise to the protein MSRLFGTDGVRGLANGLLTAELAMQLAQAAAVVLGHDRTTDGKRPRAVVARDPRASGEFLAAAVEAGLSSSGIDVYDAGVLPTPAAAYLVADLDADFGVMLSASHNPAPDNGIKFFARGGQKLPDHVEDAIEAQLGKEPQRPVGGDVGRIQRFSDAEDRYIVHLLGTLPKRLEGLKVVLDCAHGAASGCSPQVFKDAGADVVVIGAEPDGLNINDGVGSTHLGPLKEAVVKHGANLGIAHDGDADRCLAVDHEGNEVDGDQIMAILALALNEAGKLKDSILVATVMSNLGLKIALRNAGITIRETAVGDRYVLEEMRDGGYNLGGEQSGHVIFSDYATTGDGVLTGLQLAAQVALTGRSLKELATAMTKLPQLMINVKGVDKARAGTDEGVAAAVAAAELELGETGRVLLRPSGTEALVRVMVEAADMETAERICNSLAAVVKERLSAPSELAV
- the rpsI gene encoding 30S ribosomal protein S9 — protein: MAQNEELTAEAVEAEETLTSYTSESTSVEDAPKKERPALTVAGAAVGRRKEAVARVRVIPGSGKWIINGRTLENYFPNKLHQQDVNEPFKILDLEGAYDVIARIHGGGISGQAGALRLGVARSLNEIDVDNNRATLKKAGYLRRDARVIERKKAGLKKARKAQQYSKR
- the rplM gene encoding 50S ribosomal protein L13, with translation MRTYTPKPGDINRQWHVIDATDVVLGRLASQTATLLRGKHKPTFASHMDMGDFVIIINAEKVALTGAKLEQKRAYRHSGYPGGLSSVNYAELLESNPVRAVEKAIKGMLPKNSLAAQQLGKLKVYAGPEHPHAAQQPKTFEITQVAQ
- a CDS encoding prepilin peptidase — its product is MTNGPVFLLLLAVAGLLLSPAVEFVIARTLPRLGEPPSLKVRITTAAVTALLFVLLGWRFGFTAELPAFLLLALLGVQLSRIDFTLHLLPNPLVLLLLGGGFVLLAASAALAPAWPELLRALAGGLILFVGYLIMGLISPRSLGMGDVKLAAPVGLYLGYLGWKQVLYGGLLGFVVGGVLTVLLWRLSRKEKPAETAHGPAMVVAALGVALLLQ
- a CDS encoding Flp family type IVb pilin; the protein is MSALMFTITSYIAGVKDRFTSEEKGATMVEYGLMVALIAVVVAVAVGPLGTAIAALFSGVTASL
- a CDS encoding TadE family protein — translated: MKSKKKERGAVAVEMAILLPLLLLILIGIMEFGRVLNVQVSLTEAAREGARYAAVHYKDGGLNVSGKALAAAPSLNGLGVSVSDNASSCAPGSNVTVTTSVSLPSMSGFLDAGFFGGPGIFPLNMTGVGVMRCGG
- a CDS encoding pilus assembly protein TadG-related protein, whose amino-acid sequence is MRWLRHFQSLRRLQGDARESGERGAATIIVAGLMVALLGFAALAVDVGALYAEKAQLQNGADAAALAIATDCAGGSCGNSTTTGNQFANSNANDNSSGAVVTFPAATTVRVVTNARDAGSGANSFSLFFAQAFGIETATVNATAEASWGAPSAATTLPWTVSECVFKKYLSPAQLASLNSTGNFTGDPIPTHLLLRYDTNAPTVPGCAAQNGYQPGGFGWLVTNSGCTTDVSISATVNGQTGNHFPNAAACNTALAHIMDEPALIPLFKTATGNGSNAKYTLVGFAAFKVTGYKFSGSGGVVDPAAPSCTGNCRGLQGYFDRFVSLEDGMTSTGGTPNYGASVVTLTK